The Phormidium ambiguum IAM M-71 genome contains the following window.
ACAGCTTGGGAATAGTTTTTCCGAGCATAATCAACTATTCCTAAACTTTCAAATGCTTGTCCTTCGACGTTGATATCTTGAATTTGTTGGGCGATGACTAAACTTTGTTCTAGAAATGCGATCGCTTGATTGTATTGAGTAAGGGAGTAATAAACTAATCCTAAGTTTGCCAAAACTTGTGCTTGTTGGCGAAGATTTCCAGAACGTTTAGCAATAGTTAAACTTTGTTGTTGAAATTCAAGACTTCGCTGGTAATCTTTTTTAGCATAGTAAAGTAATCCTAAATTGCTTAAAGAAACAGTTTCTAATTCGGGTGCGTTATTTTGGCGAACAAATTCTAGACTTTGCTGATAGGATTGAATGGCGCGATCGTAGTCTCCTATTGCGCCGTAAGCTGTGGCTAAACCGCTGAGAGCTTGTGCTTGTCCGAGAGTATCTTGAATCGATTGGGCGATCGCGCCACCCTGTTGATGATATTCGATAGCTTTAGCGTAATTTCCTAGCTTATAGTACGTAACGCCTAAATTATGCAGTGCGCCAGCTTCGGTAGTGCGATCGCGCATTTGACGTGCTATTTCTAAATTTTGTTGGTAGCAGGCGATCGCTTTTTGGTAATCTCTGGGTACATTTTGCAGTGGTAATCCTTCTGTTGTTCCTAGCAACTGTTCTTTTACTAAACAATTTCTAGCCGCTTCCGCCAGCATTCCCAATTGTAAATTGTTTGTCATTACTAAATTGTTTTCTAGTTGACGATTTACCCTTTCCAGATTGATGGAATTAGGGAATGATTGAGTAACTGAACTTGTGCGTGCAATTTCAGCTGCATTTGAAGCTGGAGTTACTAAAGTTAGTGGTATGGGTAATGATATAGTTGGATCTCCAGAAGTTGGTTGGTTAGGAGGTAATGAGTTGTTTAGATTGGGATTTATGGCAATTGATTCATTAGTAATTACCGGATTTGTTGAGTTGTTATTTATTAGTTGATTGGTAACTGGTGAGTTGTTTGTATCGGGAACTGGAGTGACTGGGTTGTTAACAGTTACCGGATTTGTTGAGTTGTTATTTATTGGTTGATTGGTAACTGGTGAGTTGTTTGTATCGGGAACTGGAGTGACTGGGTTGTTAACAGCTACCTGGTTTGTTGGGTTGTTATTTATTGGTTGATTGATAACTGGTGAGTTGTTTGTATCGGGAACTGGAGTGACTGGGTTGTTAACAGCTACCTGGTTTGTTGGGTTGTTATTTATTGGTTGATTGATAACTGGTGAGTTGTTTGTATCGGGAACTGTGGTGAAAGTATCAGTTGCACTGGGGTTAGTTACGCTAGAAGTATTACCAGAATTTGTTGTAGTAGACTCAGTAGGACTGGAAGTAGTTGTACCAGAATTAACTGGATTAGTGGTATTTCCAGATGTATTAGACTCGGTGGGAGTGGGATTTGTGTTACCAGTAGTAGGAGCGGTGGGAGTTGAAGGACGTTCAGGTGCGGTGGGGGTTTCTGATGTAGTAAGTGGAGGTTGCAATGATGAAGTTGGGGGTGTTGGTGTAGGTGGAGTTAGAGTTACTAAACTTAACGGTGTAGGTGGTGGTGTAGGTGGATCGCCAGGAACAATGCCTGGCGGTGTGAGAGGAATTGATAAAGAGGGAGTAATGCCAGGGAAAGTTAAAAATTCCTCCATTGAAGGAGGTTCTGGTATTTCAACATTGTAGAGAATTTTGCCCTTGACACCTGTATCGGAGTTTGTGCTTAATCCTATCGTATTTTCATTCCTAATCCCATTATTAATACTTCCTTGGTCTAGGAAGCTAATAAAATTTATATTGCTGCCATCTGAAACAACTTTTCCTGTGTTAATGACATCTCCTCGTAAGGTAATTTCGCCGCCTAATCCAGGGTTAGAAGATGAATCTATAATGCCATCTCTCGTATCAATATCACCACCAACAATAGATGTTAAAATGCTGATTTTTTGTTGGTAAGCAGTAGTCAGATTAATTGTACCGCCATCTGAAGTAATGTCACCAACGGTAATATTTCCACCGTTCAAAGCCAAACTAATATCACCTGTTGCAAAAAGGCTAATCTTGCCACCAACTCCAGCATCAGAAGTAGAATTTAGGGTGCCAGAACTGGTATCAATATTCCCCACATTACCAAAAGCAAAAATGCGATTACTGACTAAGTTAATATCGCCACCACCGGAAGTAATATTATTAGTCTTAATATCGTTGTTAGCAAATAAGTTGATTGCACTTCCTTTAGCCGTATTAGAACTCGAATTTAATGTACCTGCACTGGTATCGATCGAACCTTTCTGACTGATAAAATTTATCTCTCCACCCTGAATGCTGGGTGTGTCAGTACTGGCTAAATTAATATCGCTATCTGCGTAAATCGTAATTTTACCATTGTTACCTTCTTGACTAAATGTATTCAAATTTGTAATAGTAATTCCACCTTTAGGAGCATAAAAAATGACTTCCCCACCATTACTTTCTGTGGAGGAAGCATTAATTATTCCAGCACTAGTGTTAATATTACCAGTTTCACTAAATAGGTTAATTTTGCCGCCATTACCATCACGACTTGAAGTATTAATTTCTGCTGTTGTAATCCCCGTTGCGCCTTGAATTGTTATACTTCCACCCTCATTTACGATCGCTTTTGTTGTTAACGTCCCGCGACTGGTATTCACCGTGCCTTCTGTGCTAATTATATTGATTTCCCCACCTGTTTTTCCTGATGTTACAATATCCTCTGCATCAACATTTCCTGCTGAATAAAGAGTTACTTTGCCGCCATTATCATTGGTACTTGAAGCATTTAATTTACCTGCATCTATGCTAGGAGTTGCTGTTTTTTCAGAAACGTAAAAAACAATATTTCCGCCTTTC
Protein-coding sequences here:
- a CDS encoding tetratricopeptide repeat protein — translated: MNQTSKIFNPLLITLILIGFISSKPAYSQPIKAAPDGTGTIVNPNGDRFDIQGGQRSRDGANLFHSFERFGLNDGQIANFLSNPEIRNILSRIVGGDPSIINGLIQVTGGNSNLFLINPAGIIFGSNASLNLPASFTATTATGIQFNSHWFNVTGTNNYAELVGNPNAFAFATLQPGAIINSGNISVNLGENLTLIGGTVVNTGTLSAPGGQITISSIPGESLVRISQAGMVLSLEVQPLATTGNLPQNWTLPITELPRLLTGNGATHATGITVSNDGIVQLSGSGLSIEKGDVVVARNSQGEISAQTAILSANRNLTLVESKLQTTGDLTLKATDTVRIRDSVAHPFSAKAGENLLIQGNQTIDILALNHPQTIPFVSGNNLTLTSNGIISGDARFKAGGSFSIINLAGNPGNFLSLYDPYIFSDGDVNFGDYKGTSLWVEAKGKINAGDITINGIDPSISNEPVLILKAGVTTLPIEANLTIGNSQTIAKTTFDSPTEISSTAIIEVGNLVVDADGVGGAIILEAPGSIKTGSITSNGGVIYLNSSDRTVTATGTLSSIATSKDSGDIIIQAKNGITTKDINTSNSDKNAGSVTLFSQSGTINTREGEINAASVDGKGGNIVFYVSEKTATPSIDAGKLNASSTNDNGGKVTLYSAGNVDAEDIVTSGKTGGEINIISTEGTVNTSRGTLTTKAIVNEGGSITIQGATGITTAEINTSSRDGNGGKINLFSETGNINTSAGIINASSTESNGGEVIFYAPKGGITITNLNTFSQEGNNGKITIYADSDINLASTDTPSIQGGEINFISQKGSIDTSAGTLNSSSNTAKGSAINLFANNDIKTNNITSGGGDINLVSNRIFAFGNVGNIDTSSGTLNSTSDAGVGGKISLFATGDISLALNGGNITVGDITSDGGTINLTTAYQQKISILTSIVGGDIDTRDGIIDSSSNPGLGGEITLRGDVINTGKVVSDGSNINFISFLDQGSINNGIRNENTIGLSTNSDTGVKGKILYNVEIPEPPSMEEFLTFPGITPSLSIPLTPPGIVPGDPPTPPPTPLSLVTLTPPTPTPPTSSLQPPLTTSETPTAPERPSTPTAPTTGNTNPTPTESNTSGNTTNPVNSGTTTSSPTESTTTNSGNTSSVTNPSATDTFTTVPDTNNSPVINQPINNNPTNQVAVNNPVTPVPDTNNSPVINQPINNNPTNQVAVNNPVTPVPDTNNSPVTNQPINNNSTNPVTVNNPVTPVPDTNNSPVTNQLINNNSTNPVITNESIAINPNLNNSLPPNQPTSGDPTISLPIPLTLVTPASNAAEIARTSSVTQSFPNSINLERVNRQLENNLVMTNNLQLGMLAEAARNCLVKEQLLGTTEGLPLQNVPRDYQKAIACYQQNLEIARQMRDRTTEAGALHNLGVTYYKLGNYAKAIEYHQQGGAIAQSIQDTLGQAQALSGLATAYGAIGDYDRAIQSYQQSLEFVRQNNAPELETVSLSNLGLLYYAKKDYQRSLEFQQQSLTIAKRSGNLRQQAQVLANLGLVYYSLTQYNQAIAFLEQSLVIAQQIQDINVEGQAFESLGIVDYARKNYSQAVTYHQKSLDIARQIRDRHAEARALSNLGDALYHAGKPKEAINNLFAAIKIWESLRKDLGNNDLKKVLLFETQETTYSTLQEFLVRENQFDTALEVSERGRARAFVELLAQGVSPQSVAPNITPPNINEIRQIARAKNATIVSYLIKEEIIESKGKRERQQSEIYIWVVKPTGEIKFRRTDLKSLKISLNDLVNTSRESIGARGLGFVVAKPVQTTTSTENLKQLYKILIQPIADLLPKDSNARVIFVPQDSLFLVPFPALVDEAGKFLIEKHTILTTPAIQVLELTAQKRRNITSREALVVGNPIMPQQFSI